A genome region from Macrotis lagotis isolate mMagLag1 chromosome 4, bilby.v1.9.chrom.fasta, whole genome shotgun sequence includes the following:
- the LOC141521989 gene encoding formin-1-like, whose protein sequence is MEGTHSTLQLHKPITELCYISFYLPKGKVRGFSYKGTVTLDKSNKGFHSCYQVREGSDTISLMQQPYENPGDIFFKQTTTKDILIELYKLTAEKERLLANLLSSHHILGIKMGNQEGKFSELSGGLEFEDDYFQSSGGLQGEPLAGSLDKRTTLKNKKTKRFGKQRESIEELLQKRLRRKEQGSQESTSESGRDRVPSHSWTRPNRHLEDRGNLPLKRNFSSTGQRRERYSPESPRTLELEPDLRVSVSGYKNATLEGEMLPVVHLGDSPSSTVCGVQGLQGKPPKAGTLLQVGLSKSRQNLEKGLEAERWGEKPTKKMRKKRPVTRVVTQVQDLSAQVQRVVKTLPDSLHGQDLREGTPLHSTIQSKYLPKADLLTLPGKEVPTQPAKRQGKRAEGHRTQPLAKEQAPLPKESSSLVGAVNKALLKVMQSENLDEVNEWKRLGFPDTRKTVCPFPEVRIGKKVGLPLSSHQALASSGSHKVDPGSSLPRAKEKRLSPPSPAPVTTLFNNSSPPSNTPRQMSPVPSLLSSRLPSPQLHHRILPLPPQPSAREAALCDSPSRKPVTVSGHSSADPSGLQPSTRLTETEGAGLASLRAGLPCFRPGEHLEKGPGQGKAVTLPQHQPPPG, encoded by the coding sequence ATGGAAGGCACTCACTCCACCCTTCAATTGCACAAACCCATTACTGAACTCTGCTACATCAGCTTCTATCTTCCAAAGGGGAAAGTCAGAGGATTTTCATATAAGGGCACTGTAACTCTAGACAAATCCAATAAAGGGTTTCATAGCTGCTATCAAGTCAGGGAGGGGTCAGATACCATCAGTCTCATGCAGCAGCCTTATGAGAATCCAGGGGACATTTTTTTCAAACAAACCACTACAAAAGACATCCTTATTGAGCTCTATAAGCTCACTGCGGAGAAGGAGCGACTACTGGCCAATCTGCTGAGCTCTCACCACATCTTGGGGATTAAGATGGGGAACCAGGAGGGGAAGTTTTCTGAGCTGTCTGGGGGCCTGGAATTTGAGGATGACTATTTCCAGAGTTCTGGGGGCTTGCAGGGGGAACCACTGGCAGGCTCTTTGGATAAGAGAACAACTCTGAAGAACAAAAAAACCAAGCGATTTGGCAAGCAAAGGGAAAGCATTGAGGAGCTCCTGCAGAAGAGGCTGAGGAGGAAAGAGCAaggcagccaagaatcaacttctGAGTCAGGGAGGGACAGGGTTCCTTCTCACTCCTGGACAAGGCCTAATCGGCATCTGGAAGACAGGGGCAACTTGCCCCTGAAAAGGAATTTTTCCTCCACAGGACAGAGGAGAGAACGTTATTCTCCAGAAAGCCCTAGGACACTAGAATTAGAGCCAGACCTTAGAGTCTCTGTGTCTGGCTATAAGAATGCTACATTGGAAGGGGAGATGCTGCCTGTGGTGCATCTTGGGGATTCCCCAAGTTCTACTGTTTGTGGTGTTCAGGGGCTACAGGGCAAGCCCCCGAAGGCAGGCACTCTGCTGCAAGTTGGTTTATCTAAGAGCAGACAGAACCTTGAGAAGGGGCTAGAAGCAGAGAGGTGGGGGGAGAAACCAACCAAGAAGATGCGAAAAAAGAGACCAGTCACCAGAGTGGTGACCCAAGTCCAGGATCTGTCTGCTCAGGTGCAGAGAGTTGTTAAAACCCTCCCTGATTCTCTCCATGGCCAAGACTTAAGGGAGGGGACTCCCCTTCACTCTACCATCCAGTCCAAGTATTTACCCAAAGCAGATCTGCTCACTCTCCCTGGAAAGGAGGTCCCAACTCAGCCAGCCAAGAGGCAGGGGAAGAGGGCAGAAGGGCACAGGACTCAGCCACTGGCCAAGGAACAAGCCCCGCTTCCCAAGGAATCTTCCAGCTTGGTGGGAGCTGTGAACAAAGCTCTCTTGAAGGTTATGCAGAGTGAGAATCTAGATGAAGTCAATGAATGGAAACGACTAGGTTTCCCCGACACTAGAAAAACTGTCTGCCCCTTTCCAGAGGTCAGGATTGGGAAGAAAGTTGGTCTGCCCCTAAGTAGCCACCAGGCCTTGGCTTCAAGTGGTTCCCACAAAGTAGACCCTGGCTCTTCCTTGCCCAGGGCAAAAGAGAAGAGGCTTTCCCCACCATCACCGGCACCTGTCACTACTCTATTTAATAATTCATCCCCACCATCCAACACGCCTAGACAAATGTCACCTGTTCCATCTCTTTTATCTTCAAGGCTTCCCAGCCCCCAGCTGCATCACCGAATCCTCCCACTCCCTCCCCAGCCAAGTGCGAGGGAAGCTGCCCTCTGTGACAGCCCCAGCAGGAAACCAGTCACCGTCTCCGGGCACTCCTCGGCTGACCCGTCTGGGCTGCAGCCTTCTACCAGACTTACAGAGACTGAAGGAGCCGGGCTGGCCTCCCTCCGAGCTGGCCTGCCTTGCTTCAGGCCTGGGGAGCATTTGGAAAAGGGGCCAGGGCAAGGGAAGGCCGTTACTTTGCCCCAGCATCAGCCACCTCCAGGTTAG